The DNA segment CTGAAAATCGCTACATGTTTAGGAAAAGGAAAATACAAGAACTTCAAAGACAAGTTGACTCACTCTCTTCGAAGCTGGCACATGTAGACGTGAAAATGGATTTTCGACCTGAGAAAAGGGACGGTCGTATACACATAGGGACCGTTTTTGTTGAAAGAAAAGCGGTTTTGATAGATAAAATCGCTGATTACAAAGTAATTGAACTGCTTCCACACATGTCTGCTGATATAGAAAAGGATGACGTCGATTTGTTTAATCCGTGGTACAGGTCAATTACATTTATGGGATCTTCACGTTTGGTTGCAATTGACCACTGGAACTGTGAATGTTTAATACTGAATAGAGAATTGGATGTTGAACTGGTAGTTCATCTCAAGTCTCATCCAATGGACATGGTTGCAGACACGGATGGCACTATACTGATTGTGAGTGGCGAAGATCAGACGATTGAGAAGGTTAAAGTTACAGATGATAACAAACTTGAAAGCCAGAAGAGCATTGCATGCTTCCAGTATTATGATTGCATTTGCAAAGTTTCCGACAAGAAACAGTACATAGTGAGTCGTTATGGATGTTCTAGTCCTGTAGCATTTGCTGAATTAAATGGCAATGATATAACAACGCAAGAACTGCCACTGAATCTTCCTAAAGCAAACTTCTACAAAGAAGATGCAAAAGCCTTCTATGATCCCAGCCAAAATACTCTGATCATAACAGATAAACTGGACAACAGGATCTATATCTTCCCCGACATGACGACAGAACCAATAGTATTGTCAGACAAGCTGATCCAGCAACCACGGGGCATATGCCTTGGGCCACATCACACATATCTCGTGTGTTGCGCTGGTAACAGTTCGATCGTCCAGTTCTCAGCCGATGGATTCGTATTCTCTGTCCAGTTTATAGACTTGGTAAAACCATATGCCATTGCAATATCCGAAGATAAGACACTGGTTGCAATAGCGAATGCTGTATATGGAACAAGGAAGCTGAACCTATACAAACTTATGTGAATACCGTTCATAAACAGTACAGACTTATTGTTTACCTGATAGATGTGATAATAAACTGAGTTTATAATTCAATTGTTCGCCcaaattgcataaaataaaCTTGCTTCTTCTTTTCTTAGTAGAGAAAGAATACTTAAagttatttcagaaaaaaaagataaataaagaaGCTTTTTGATCCTTCGCAGATGGCAAATTATTAGATTTCACGTCAgattaaagtaaatgttttttatcaatggTTGTCTAGTTTCGGTCATTTATGCTAAATCTCATTATACCACAATTATGTATGGTAACAAGGAATCCAACTTACACAATTTGGTACATTGTTCGAACTTTGTTAAAGTCAATTACTTGTTGTCAAGTCATCGCTCTTAACTTTAAAATCGTttctgctctggaagtttaatttATACACTTGTTATCTGAAGTATTTGTAACAAGACTTGGGACaattgtttcagctgtacttgttcaTATCTAAATATGTGATCACaaccttaaatattttatatttaaaagttaaaaactaTGTCGTAAATTACGTTGTTGATTTTATCATCGTTCTGAAAAATCGGCCCATTATTACCACCAAGCTTATTGATGATTCTATGATATAGCAGCCTGTCCATCAGTactgttttaaatgtgtgttcAACAGGTTCCATTTGTCTAAGCAGACTTAAATTACTTTAGTTTTTACATCACATTGTTTTTACTTGTAAAAGTCCACATCACAACCTGTTGAATTCGCATGTCTAATctttgcatgtatgtatggattgTATTTTTGCTAGCACACAATCATATATTAGGCGTAAAATAGATTATGCACCCGAAAAGGGCATGTAGGTTGGAAactatttgaattttattttttattaagaaaattgTTTCTTGAGATTTTTCTGTTAcccaaaattataaattatatgattatGAACCTCTTTACACTCAAGATTAGCATCACTAGTGTTGTAAAAGGCcaaaaatgcttcattttgtACTTCcataataaaatcaattaattaataaaaagtgTCTCAATGCAATAACAATGTTTATGGTCGGGGCAAAAAATAAGATAAGGTTGGGAAaccaaaaaagaaatatattttgtgtaaagCCTTTGGGTGTGACATTCCTATTTCATTAGGAAGATTGAATAAAAACTAAACCTTGCAGATGTGCTTGTCGTGCTTACGCAATGCATTATCTTAAACTTTGTAGTCATTCGATTGTGATGTAATCCGAATTATTATGtgatatatatttgaacattaaaTAAGGTTATCTTATATGTTTGTCAATGTTGtatatttagtttatactaattaatTGTATGCTCggttgtgacgaaagctgaaaGCAAATAGAATCGCCCTCGAATTCGAGTTCTGGTGTCCTTCTGTttttgcgggggggggggggggggggggggggggggcatgacAAAGTACCCCTGGTATGAATCGAACCCACAATTTCTTTGGGTGATTCTATCCATGATACCCTAATTTAGGCTGCAGATACTGACtgttttaataagtatatttaataaaacattattgatttgaagattaagtaaatttattttgtcactctcacgggcaaagataaaacaagtttccgccaaacaccctacgctcgggttgggatgaacctatcttacacccTTGGCTATggattatatttataatctatAGTTTAAATTACGGGGTTAATGGGCATATCAGTTGTTTTGTACCAGATTGTTACGGATGGCATACGTTTTAAGTGTATATCATTGAAATCAATCAGAAGGTTTCTTATTGGACGATAGAACACTGCTTACTGATTTTACATCCGCTatgtgaatgaatgaatgaatgaatgaatgaatgaatgaatgaatagaAACAAAGAAGACGCTTTAAGATACGGTTCACATCAATCATATAGTCAATAACAATTCCATTCAACTCCATATAAAGAGATATGAATACCATACATAAGTGGAGAGAAAACCAACAAAACAGgtatacaatttataaataacatgcaCATGATAGGTAAATATATACAGAAACGATAATGCACAAGAATAAGatagtaaaataatattgttgaaCCCGTTGTATGTTCGAACTGGGCCTTgtggaaacaaaaaaaaacaaggttatgatttatgtacatataaattgaattttatagAGGCAGTTTTGGCATGTCTTCGGGGTATGTGCACTCTCCCCTTTCCTGTTAGGTTTCGCCCAGGTTCCAGATGCCATACCAAGGAGATGAGTTTCGACTTACATGCCGCTCCCTGATGCGTCAATCTTAGTTTCATATATAAGTTAAGCAAAGTAacgaacattgttattgtacactgcatcGGTGTGGTTCTACTAGATTCCGATTAACTACGTCTTATTTTGGTCCTAAGGTTCCTTGATGATCCTGGCCTGGGTGCTACTAGCAAGCCTTAGCTTGGTGCTTGCCAGATATTACAAGCAACAGTGGCCCATGGGGAAAGTTTGCGATCGACGGGTGTGGTATCAggtatatttatgatatgtgtaTCTATCATCACTATGTGTATAAAGCCATTCAATATTAACAACTTCTAACAAATGATTTACGGAGATAGACCTGTCAAATGATATTGACCGAGTGCGTTTTCATGCAGCTAAGATTGTGATTGGGTGTCACATCTGGCGATACTGGCAATTTTCAATTCGTATAATTTGTGGGATTTGTAGATTCGAGtcttgttttaaagctgcactctcgcagatataccatttttacaactttttttttttttttgtcttggaaagagcaaatttttgcgtaaatatctgcaaaccaatgatatcagattgctgacaaaaaaatcagatcttaGTTTGTCTTATTTCCGTTAGTTCGTGTTTAATGGCctaaacggtttaagaaaaatgcataaaacatctatttttgaacttaaatataaaaatctgcaacctaatttttgtcagcagtcttatttaactgatttccatgaattttcgcaaaaattggctagttccaaaacaaaaataaaatttaaaaaaatggcaaaacgttcaatttgtgagagtgcagctttaagccatTCATTATTAACCACTTCTAACAAACGATTTACGGAGATAGACCTGTCAATTGATATTGACCGGGGATGTTTTCATGCAGCTAAGATTCTGCTTGGCTGTCACATCTGGCGATGTTAGCAATTCTCGATTCGTATAATTTGTGGGATTAGAATAATCTATAATTTAgctgttatattattatatttctattttgtacGGAAAagatatcattaaatattaaaaatgttggATGGAAATGTATTACAGTAGTTCAACATTTTctagttttaaagaaaaacataacaaacacaagcaattTGTTTAATGTCAGACATTTGAGATTCGAGTCTTCgcctttttatttttagtgacgattttgtaaaaatgtaaaatttcatCAATGTATTGTATGCCAACAATAATCTATGAATTAACTCTTTACTTTATTTCCATTTCCGAAGGCCCACAAGGTGTTGATCCTGGTGACGTTTTCCCTCGTCTTGAGTGGCTTCGTTATCATCTGGGTGAAAACCAGAGGACTGTCCAAGGTATTGAAATATGAGTATTAAATCGTgtgtttatataagaaaaactcAGTCGTGaatcaaattataaaattgCGCTCTATATACTTGGCTTGCCATATGCACATTGAAAAGTATACTTTCAATTATGATTTTAGTATTTAGAAAATGATTGAAATGATGCGTATTTTGAAACGATCCTTTTCAGAAGCACAGTTTTAggacaaagaaaaaaatacagtaataATAGGAGAAATAGATtcgtataataaaaaaaaacccatttaattattgtgttttgcGTATTCTTATCTTATCGATTAAGttagttcattttttgttaaactttGTCTTTAATAGATGCGAGGTGCGACGACAGTACAACACGCCCATCCTTTCCTGGGAGTGGTCATCATGGGGCTGACATTTATTAATGTATGTATGCTGGGCGATTGTTgcaacaagataaaaaaatcctTGTTATGACCAACATAAAAGTTGTTCCAATACGCTGCTTActcaatctcattaaaatcaggtccccaatacacgcttcacgacgttacgcttTGTCGTACATAACGTCGTAAtaaaatgaagtgaacgtcacgtcAGATTGCCGCTAACTACGACGTCATCGAAACTATGATGCTGCCACTACCTCGACCAAATTTCTAAGATTAAGATATATGAAATGATTCTTTCTAAACTCGACTGTATTtgcatgttgttgttaaatTCTTGATACAGACATTTGCACGCCCAATTATTTACAGGATTACTATGCGGTTAACTTGCAGCTTACATAAGGGCACCGATATTTTAAAAGGCACCTCACCGGCCCCGCGTATTATATTACCGCTAAACACACCGAAAACCTTTGCGATACCCTCCATTTCTCAAGTATTTCACGGCGGCCGCAAGAGCACCGTCGATATCACTGCGGCCGCCGtgagttatttaataaacacGAAATGTGGCATCGGTTTGTTGGTATCAATGTATTATAGGCGCAATGTATACCTCAAATAAGAATTccagtgttcgacactaacggggtcccgggatcccgaggacaccaatttttcgGGAGGGACACCTTACTTCAAAGTCTggtattccgtcgggacacttaaatttcTGACCGATAAACGCTAagtatcaataaataagtagcatttCATTAGTTTATTACATAAATTCGGGTCCCCCTAAATTTCTTGACAGTgcatgtcaaaatgatattataattattattatcggACACACCAAAGCCAAAGTATAGCTGACTTTTTGACTATAGTTtcgtcatgaatctataaataaactgGTCATTACACAGGGCGCATGCGGGTTAAcgcttccgttttgttgtttacattttcaacaaggtcagaggtgacagagatttattatcggtaaaatacttaagtggaattgttttgcttatgtgtcagaaccgcTCAAAAAAGATGCCATTACTGGTGATACCTTTATGATACGACCTTCGAGtatttacaataacatttatgGCACAAAAGACCGGCATCAtacattcagcattctttgttaattggcattcaacttatcagtattctttgttaattttaaagacgTATATTTTAATGCTATGATCaaatcaaaatagaaataaactTTGCTAAGTTTTATTCATTATCTACAGTcaatttatgaaatgttatgaCTTTAtggcgcgaaaattaacatacacaatttttggtcgTCTGCTCTTCCGGTATGCACTATAcctgttgggcagtctgattgatttatcagCAGCTCTACTTAATATTGGCTTcagttttcacaagccagatgtaatattcctactGTTTCTCAATGAAAAGCACCGACAtctgacaagaccctgaaccatgatgtattttatgcgtattttctgaaaatctaaaaatagtaacaacatcaagtttttgtttacatagtatccatctttgtttttgactgaaaacaaaagggacttagacactctaccgcttttgaacccatTAATCTACCAACTAAGAGACCCAAATATACCTTACTGCCATTGCCAGAGGTTCACATGTCTGACATTCAGTGCTACTAATCTTGTTATTacatgctgctgaaaacatgtataatatggtgtatacttgaattacaaattgaaaagtaaaagacactgtatttgtatgttgaatttaatattaaacaggctcaaaaatgtaaaaagtggaagggactcctaatttcaggaagggacacctgatttcaaatgttggtgtcccttcgggatcccttggaaaaatggttagtgtcgacccctgaaTTCAGAAACAAAAATAGCTGTATACGACTGCAAGTCATTTATTGAAGTAAGCAGAAGAAAATCATATGGCGTGTACATGTCTGTATCAAGAGTTAAACAACAAGATGCACACGTAGTATACAAACATAACGCGCATATTgaagtgatactcgtattttaaatcaatacgtacacaagtataacaaacatacattttgagtgataaacctttaactacttactaaataatgcatttatggaaaatactaattactgaTAGTAAGATTGtaacgtgtatttaatagctgaaaacgcaaaagtaTTAGATGATTGATGAGTGCTGAAATATTTACAGCGATAACTTTCaactcataagatagaaattccgtgtctttctttcaaattaaacaaggtatccttcataagaaccattgtttcgaTATTTACTCACCcgtttcagtaaattaaaataaaagtatttattgtgGTACATATCatatttaggagtaagagtgcatgtTAAAGTAACGTGTGAATCACTTTCAGCCTTTGATGGCGTTTCTGCGGCCAAACACAGGGACGTTAAACAGGCCGGTGTTCAAATATATCCACGGATTTATCGGCACTATCGTCTACGTTCTGGCAGGTGAATATATAGATAGGCATCGACTTGGCAAAAGAAAATTCATAGCAAGTtcaataatactgttttaaatgcGACCCTGTATTTGTAAGCTCCATTATGTACGCGCCACGAtcgaaaatatgttttcaaatggaATATCGTTAAGGCTAAAGGCAGaaataaattagtttttaaactgtaaatttattttaaaaaaatgaaataattgaagGCATTAACATTACCTCATTCGACTATAATGATAAAAAGCGAATGATACAGATACAGGTACAGATACAAGCCtttctaaaaattaaaataaatatctctGTTGTCACACATTCCCAAGTTAAAACGCGTCATAACATcgcttatatatttttatctgaacCTAActcaattgttttttgttgtgtttttttggttttgatcatTTAGGTCAATGTTAAACCTGAtaatacattcaaattataacaaatacattttggcATCAACCTAGAGTCTAGAGTGCGCCTTTAAGACATTTTACCTATCCATATTGAAGAAGTGTGAACTGTTCACCCTTTGTGTTTTTCTGTTCGGGTCATGAATATGTAGCGTGAAATGCTTTTCCAATAAATTAAATAGTTCAAATGTTGGTATTAGTATGTCATGAAATGaacactgttgttttttttacaaaccacTAACAAGTTAAAGGCTacacaaattgctatgtgcatTTGGTTCGGgatagaacccacaacctctcgAAGAGATATATACCATGAGCTGCCCACTGTCGCAGACAGACACAGGCAGCTTAATAGCGGGACAGTATAAGAGCGCTTATGTACGTTTCTTATTTACGATATACaattatcttattatttatCGTCAAAATTCGTTCTAATTGCTTCAGTCCTGAATGTATTGTTGGGCATGTCGCTGCCAGAGAGCAAATCCCCGGCCAGTGCATTTTGGGTTCTCGTGGGTTTCGCTGTGTACCAGGTTGTCTTAGAAATATTTCTCGGACTGCACGAGTGCTACTTGATAAAAACCGGTAGgcactatttaaacaaaattaacattatGAAGTTTTTATGACCATTACCGTGCATATTATTTTATCTGGCTGTATGTAAATTCAGGCCCCGTAAAAATGAAAGATTTTAGCCGATAGTTGAAATATTCTTAATCGTAGCAAAGTCACAGGTTAGAGTGAATATGTGGGtatattttcatcattattttaaaattttctcAAATACTACTCTTGTAAAACTTCGTTTTCCACAAATGAAAAAGAATAATGATGAAACTTTGTCGATAGGATAATTTCATATTACGGTTAAAATCGTTTTTAAAACGGACATTATTATTCAGACTTATTTCTCCACACAGGCCGCCTTTCGGACTATGAGATGAAAGAGTTGTCTGCCATTCGACGAGACTCTATCACCTCCATAAACAAGCCACCACCGGGCTCCTTGGTGAAAAACATCGTCCTCATCGTTCATGCTACAGTACTAGTTGGCTTTACCGTGGCATCGGTGACATTGCTGTGTACCGCATGACGGCCGCACTGTCAAACGTTCAGGGTGATGCGTGTTGAAAACGCCTGCATCGTTGACACAAACGCCCATGCTGTTTTCGTTGAACGGGAAACTTATCAGTCTGCGGATATTTACTTCACGTTTTGCATTCCATAAACGGAAACATACCATACACGTTTATCGTTGAAGCTTTCGCTATGAAGAAAACTGCATGGAATTTTGTTGAGTAGAAGTTGTTTCGTTGAACGGCCAACTTTTCAGACTGCGGATATTTACTTCACGTTTTGcattcctttttttaaaacgtttggGCGATGCGTCGACTTGTATCGATATACGAAAACATACCATAAACGTGTATCGTTGAAGCATTCGTTATGAAGAGAACTACATGGAATTGTGTTGAGTAGAAGTTGTTTTAAGCATTGTATTGCATATAAACTATTATGAAAAATTGTTCACAACTTTTTCAATTATCTGATATAAAAGACACTGTTTTAATGCTTTactcattatttgtttttgaaaattggGTGCAATTATGGAACGCCTTTTGTGCTTTCCATTTGTGTTCGCCCATAGAGCCGTCCTTGATATACACCTGGTTTCCATCTCGCTAAAATTTGAAACTAGAGGGGTTTTAAGTAAAGTGATTAATCTCCCTTCAAGATATATTAACATCTGTCCTTCTGATTGAACATTATGAGGTGTACATTGAAAGAAACTAAATCTGATTTTTAGATCATTTATATTTCGATTTACGAATATTCAAGTTCAATAGATGTGTCATAGATTCCTCACTACCAAAGCCacactgtttattttaatgtacaAGCATAAACTATGGAATATCGTCAACTTAATTActatacacaataaaataaataacatttatagtCGATATATATGTGATATCGTCAGCGAAAATGAATCCAGTATAGAAAAAACTACCCTTTCGGGGTTTTTTTGCGATAAATCGAGTCTTTTAAGCAGGCAATCCAAATCTTGTTTGAACctattttgtaaacaatctctaatttaagtttattcaatactttaagATTAGTTTGTTTCTGTCGCATGGTTATTTTCTTACAATTGGTAAATCCATCAACATGGCTCATTTTCACAGATGACGTcacatataacaaaaaaaaaacataaacaagacaCACGCAAAAACACAAcctgttttctaaaacaaatcatgcaaaacataacatagtatgaaacaatattgaaaacaaaacaaaaacaatatgtccGTTAATATCTAATCAATATAATGACTGCATGCGTCTTCAGTTTCCATATTTGTTTTCGTTGTAATTGACAAATATGACTGGACTACTTTGCGGATTTAAATATTCCTATTTGACATGAGCTGTGTTGCCTATTTAGAATCACATAAGAGAAGGATTTCTTTGTATCCGTATATTCAATAATCAGTTTATCATTAAAAAGCATGCGGAGttacaatgacattttaaatatacgAAAGCCACTCATTGAGCCTTAACCTCGACAACATAGTACAGACGGTTACAGGGAGAAGCAAACATGATCAGTTACAGTATGCCAAAATAAATAGATAACCTCAAGTACTCAACAAAACACACGGCCATGTTTTGCAAGTCCCTGTTCTGCCGTTATAAAAATGCCGTACTAAAGGATTGGTTCTATTTAACGTAATATAAATTCCATATCTTATTTCCCTTTCTAAATAAACCGTACCTCATTTATTCACAGAACATCCATACAGCGtcacaaaattaaacaaaaaactatATCCAATACTTAGGTCGGAGACGGAAGTAGTAGGTCAAAAAGCGTCTCATTCTGCTTGACTGCCTTTCGAAACTCTTCAAACGTAATGTCACCGTCACCGTTCGCGTCCACCTCGGCAAACAAGCGGTCCGAATACTTTTGTGGTGAAAGGCCTTGCAGAAAACTATTGTCTGGTACAACGTCTGCTACCgccttgaaaataaataattacacatACAAAACTTTGATTTTCTAGTCCTTAGTAGATTCTCACAGGAGGCTTAATATAACGTTTCGTTTTCTTCAGTGAAAAATGACagggaaacaaacaaaaaaatatgatctGGTCTTGGATGACGCGTATATAGTCATTAAATGTTGAGCAAAACAGACATCGCTATTTCTTGTATAGTTTTGAGTATTAAATTCAAGCGGTATAAATGTTATCTGCCGTGAAAAGGACAGTTTTACCTATTCAGAGTTCAGCACATATCCCAATGGCAATGATGCTTATAAAACTCTAAATGAAGTCTCTATTTACATGACACGTATAGTGGAAATTGTGTACAGGATTTTCTTGTTcgaataaatgataatataacattagaaactacagaaacaagcacaataGGACCAAGAACCGTCTTGAATACGCAAGGATACTGGCCAACAATCACCAAATATGAAAGACATAACGccacaagaaaacaaacattaaacactaTAATAATATCGCCGTTGGAAAAGTTTGGGATAATGCCTTACCCTAACAATCGCTCTCATCTCATTCCTGTCGATGGTGCCACTCTTGTCTTTATCGTACACATTGAATGCCCATTTCAGTCTCTTAAGCTTGGATTCCTTGTCCACGTCTGCTAAACTAGCTTCGGTGATGCTTAAACCAACGAGGAACTCCTCAAAATCCACATAGCCACTATTGTCTGTGTCGAACGcggtaaatatattttcagcaagGGCTTTCACACCGTTTTTGCCTTCGAAGGCTTGCTTGTAAACCTTCACAAAGTCTGACTTACTCAGCCTCCCTCGTCCTCGTGACTGGCGTTGAAAGTCCTCAAATACTTGAAGAATCTCATCCATGTTCATGTTTGGAACTTTCTTATGAAGTTCAAGCAGGTATTGGCCCTTTGGCTTTGCATTCTTGTTACCCATAGTGTTATGTTTACTCCTTTGctgtattgtattataattgtaaaagatACAGCTCTAGGTAATCTGATTCATCTGATGCTTTAACTCAAGCCATCAGCACGTCTAATGTGTTTAAGGCTTtcctatattaaataaaatagacgTATTCTCGTCAACTTCCTTGTCTAAAATGTTACTTTTTCCCTGAGACGAACACTTTAAGATTGATTAATGCATTGATCAGGTGAGAAAATAAACGCTTGAATAAAGGTAcctgcaaaaaaacacacattcagGTTGTCAATTGGAAATCGTTTATATTATTTGCAGATCAGAATAGATTTTTCAGGGAGGAACTATTGGGCCATTGCTCTTACGtttaatgttatacatgtataaacatataatcaTGCCTATAATATACTATGTCTCACGCAACTTAAAAATGTGtacaattcaaatatattaaccTTTTCCTAGATTTCTAGTTTTAACCATTAggttatttaatgttatatcaCGTTTGCGAGTACTCACaccaaacaaaactgtttttcacCACAAGTTTTGAATAAAGTTTCCCATTGAAAAGTGTAAACAAGTATTCCTCTAAACGCGGCCTTCGCGTCAAATAACATGTAAGTCTACGACACGCGATGTCAACGAAAATATTACGTATGTACGGTATATAAAGTGTGTGTAACGACATTTTCATCTCAtgtatgaaaaaaaattaaCCTCAAACTTCGGCAGAACTCGTTTAGtagaatgaataaaaaagcttctaaaataataatatatggaGAATAAATGGAAGCATTAAAGGAATCtatataaaaacacatacaaactaCTTGATAATCGTTAACCTATGTACATCATAAATATCACATTGcgtgtatatttttaaatagctaaattttgaaatatgaatgaTAATATGCATATTGTAACGACCAATCTGTAATCCAGGGAGACCTTGAAACACAAAGAAAACTGAGTTAAACGTTTAACGGTTTATGTATGGttgcacatgtacataaaacacatgtataattatCCAATAGCAATTTAAAGTCCATGGGCTCTATCGTTTTCTATATTTGTTAATCAATAAACTATCTATCGTTGaaacaaattgttatttatgtCAGGTCAAACTACTAGACCTATCAGGTTTTTTATTGCTCTCAAACCAAACCGAGCTATCCGACTTTAAAGGTCAAGCTGCTGATCCAGAGGTGGGAGGGGTGTAAggttatttatactcgcactagGGCAATTCCCATTTGGCGAGTGATCGATGAGAGTGTTagtcattttaaagtttttggaGTATAGTGCACAGACAGCATGTAACTCTGATTAGAGTTACCCTGGTTCTTTAGAACTGTCACACGGGAACTGTTAACGTCCCTATCGGAAGatgattagtatttttagtgatgTGGCGGTGAATCGAACCTTCAActcctggattgacagtcaagagTGTTAACACTAGACCCCAGATCCGCCACATATCCATTGCTGCTGATCCGGtcgtggtgtgtaagcttatgtATATTCGCACTCGGGTCTTACCCATTCGGCGAGTTCTCCGATAATATGGttagtcattttatgttttggagcatagtgcacagataGAATGTAACTCTGGtaagagctaccctggttctttaacgtgcaccagtgagtagcactgtcacacgggacccccccccccccccatttaacgttcctcccggaagacgattagtatttgtttagttgtgct comes from the Mya arenaria isolate MELC-2E11 chromosome 13, ASM2691426v1 genome and includes:
- the LOC128214481 gene encoding putative ferric-chelate reductase 1 homolog — protein: MLRVACYYIIVFITSAEFVRSKIVWDNFCGINFGCFHDCTDNGCGFLISWVDRPWKQGFDFTMSLATDDIYTQQWFAIGLSDDDRMGNDCVIECIKNEEMRQFASVQHSYNEQYYNIDIPNPQTGLRAMSGSYEDGVLKCEFTRQMDMEGDKKIFSLDTPRYMFVAHGNMHHGSKVRHSLFPGPFISPKPVDLTQLDDIQGNHNDYFVKIHGSLMILAWVLLASLSLVLARYYKQQWPMGKVCDRRVWYQAHKVLILVTFSLVLSGFVIIWVKTRGLSKMRGATTVQHAHPFLGVVIMGLTFINPLMAFLRPNTGTLNRPVFKYIHGFIGTIVYVLAVLNVLLGMSLPESKSPASAFWVLVGFAVYQVVLEIFLGLHECYLIKTGRLSDYEMKELSAIRRDSITSINKPPPGSLVKNIVLIVHATVLVGFTVASVTLLCTA
- the LOC128214483 gene encoding neuronal calcium sensor 2-like, producing the protein MGNKNAKPKGQYLLELHKKVPNMNMDEILQVFEDFQRQSRGRGRLSKSDFVKVYKQAFEGKNGVKALAENIFTAFDTDNSGYVDFEEFLVGLSITEASLADVDKESKLKRLKWAFNVYDKDKSGTIDRNEMRAIVRAVADVVPDNSFLQGLSPQKYSDRLFAEVDANGDGDITFEEFRKAVKQNETLFDLLLPSPT